One window from the genome of Schistocerca piceifrons isolate TAMUIC-IGC-003096 chromosome 8, iqSchPice1.1, whole genome shotgun sequence encodes:
- the LOC124712009 gene encoding CDP-diacylglycerol--inositol 3-phosphatidyltransferase — protein sequence MENVFLFVPNIIGYARIVLALISFYYMPTNHIIASWCYIISSLLDAIDGHAARYFNQSTKFGAMLDQLTDRCGTMCLIVTLSYFYPQHMFLFQLSITIDIACHWIYLHTSLLQGKASHKFIDLSGNPIMRIYYTSRPVLFFMCAGNEAFYASLYLLYFTEGPVVAGLGLFRIVAYLTAPVAFVKALISLLQGYVACNNLAAIDLQDRQAQLTKEQ from the exons ATGGAGAATGTTTTCTTGTTTGTGCCAAACATCATAG GTTATGCAAGAATTGTGCTTGCCCTTATTTCATTTTACTATATGCCTACAAATCACATTATAGCTTCTTGGTGCTACATCATAAGTTCATTGCTTGATGCAATAGATGGACATGCTGCCAGGTATTTTAATCAAA GTACAAAATTTGGAGCCATGCTGGATCAGCTAACAGATCGATGTGGTACAATGTGCCTAATAGTTACATTGAGCTACTTTTACCCACAACACATGTTCTTGTTCCAATTAAGTATAACAATTGACATAGCTTGTCACTGGATATATCTGCACAC gagtcttcttcAAGGAAAAGCGAGTCACAAGTTTATTGACTTGTCTGGTAACCCAATTATGAGAATCTACTACACATCACGTCCTGTTCTGTTCTTTATGTGTGCAGGAAATGAAGCGTTTTATGCTAGTTTGTACCTCTTGTATTTCACTGAAGGTCCTGTAG TTGCAGGCCTGGGTCTCTTCCGTATTGTAGCATATTTAACAGCACCTGTTGCTTTTGTTAAAGCACTTATTTCTCTTCTTCAAGGATATGTAGCATGTAATAATCTGGCGGCAATAGATCTTCAAGATAGACAAGCACAGTTAACAAAAGAACAGTGA